In a genomic window of Flavobacteriales bacterium:
- a CDS encoding YfiR family protein: protein MQRLLMLALLLVCGAAQQPRDAEKDTTSILQANYLYNIAKLVEWKDESMRQGNFIIGVLGGANLYQELIKQYSTRTIGKQPIEVRKLPRSSDVERCHILFVGKSELALLPEIYKRNQGKPTMIVTEYAGALEDGAIANFVKVDNLLKYELSIANARQHGLVVGLTLKNLAHRVQE, encoded by the coding sequence TTGCAGCGACTGCTCATGCTGGCGTTGCTGCTGGTGTGCGGAGCCGCTCAGCAGCCGCGCGATGCGGAGAAGGACACCACATCGATCCTGCAGGCCAACTACCTGTACAACATCGCCAAGCTGGTGGAGTGGAAGGATGAGAGCATGCGGCAGGGCAACTTCATCATCGGTGTTCTCGGAGGGGCCAACCTTTACCAGGAACTGATCAAGCAGTACAGCACACGCACCATTGGCAAGCAGCCCATTGAGGTGCGCAAGCTGCCGCGCTCATCTGATGTGGAGCGTTGCCACATCCTCTTCGTAGGCAAGAGCGAGCTGGCGCTCCTGCCGGAGATATACAAGCGCAATCAGGGTAAGCCGACCATGATCGTCACGGAATACGCGGGCGCCCTCGAGGACGGCGCCATCGCGAACTTCGTGAAGGTGGACAACCTGCTGAAGTACGAATTGAGCATCGCCAACGCCAGGCAGCACGGCTTGGTGGTGGGCCTTACCCTGAAGAACCTCGCGCACCGCGTGCAGGAATGA
- a CDS encoding M20/M25/M40 family metallo-hydrolase, with product MGYRWLRWSSEHIGHRLTGSAQGALAEAAADSLFRLSGLPLVMRFPFSAQAWSRGTVQLTVGDGEGFTHLQAVALANTPLSAAVEAPLLDAGNGLPSDLDRLGEQLKGAAALVNIGLVAATEGARNLHRSEKAKLAMDRGAAALIFVNQAEGHVLLTGTASIDGALIPVPAACIATEDGDLLRKRLATGQALTARLGMSNQSAMVEANNVIAEIPGARMPQEVILIGGHLDSWDLATGATDNGLGSFSILDLARAMNAMPNRPERTIRFVLFMGEEQGLLGSRALVEHYRETGELARVKCMINLDMSGNPQGFGVGGPEGWAALLRSACDSIRPVDTAAFSGRLSEEVWLHSDHQPFLMAGVPVIYPLSDLGKHVYGCYHSSCDDIHLVDPQAMVNNVRFVGALAYMLAAAPSLPPHFNESQLKQRLIDSGLEQPLRIGGDWPWP from the coding sequence ATGGGGTACCGCTGGCTGCGCTGGAGCAGTGAGCACATCGGCCACCGGCTCACTGGCAGCGCACAGGGCGCCTTGGCCGAGGCCGCGGCCGATAGCCTTTTCCGCTTGAGCGGCCTGCCGCTGGTCATGCGCTTCCCATTCAGTGCGCAGGCATGGTCGCGCGGCACCGTGCAGCTCACCGTAGGCGATGGTGAGGGATTCACGCACCTGCAGGCCGTTGCATTGGCCAACACGCCATTAAGCGCTGCGGTGGAGGCGCCGCTGCTCGATGCGGGCAATGGGCTCCCTTCCGACCTCGACCGGTTGGGCGAGCAGCTCAAAGGGGCCGCCGCGCTGGTGAACATCGGGCTGGTTGCGGCCACCGAAGGTGCGCGAAACCTGCACCGCAGCGAGAAGGCGAAGCTGGCCATGGATCGCGGGGCGGCTGCGCTCATCTTCGTGAATCAGGCCGAAGGACATGTACTGCTCACCGGAACCGCCTCTATTGATGGCGCGCTGATCCCGGTTCCTGCAGCGTGCATCGCCACCGAGGATGGCGACCTGCTGCGCAAACGATTGGCGACCGGGCAAGCCCTCACGGCCAGGCTCGGAATGAGCAACCAGAGCGCGATGGTGGAGGCGAACAACGTGATTGCTGAGATTCCCGGGGCGCGGATGCCCCAGGAAGTGATCCTGATCGGAGGGCATCTCGATAGCTGGGACCTTGCCACCGGAGCCACTGACAATGGCCTTGGTTCGTTCTCGATCCTCGATCTGGCGCGCGCCATGAATGCTATGCCGAACAGGCCTGAGCGCACCATACGCTTCGTGCTCTTCATGGGCGAGGAGCAGGGGTTGCTGGGGTCGCGGGCGCTGGTCGAGCATTATCGTGAGACCGGCGAATTGGCGCGGGTGAAGTGCATGATCAACCTCGATATGAGCGGAAACCCGCAGGGCTTCGGCGTGGGCGGGCCCGAAGGCTGGGCTGCATTGCTGCGCAGCGCGTGCGACAGCATACGACCCGTGGACACGGCCGCATTCTCGGGGCGCCTGAGCGAAGAGGTTTGGCTGCACAGCGATCACCAGCCCTTCCTCATGGCCGGCGTCCCGGTGATCTATCCGCTCAGCGACCTCGGCAAGCATGTATACGGTTGCTACCACAGCAGCTGCGACGATATCCACCTTGTTGACCCTCAGGCCATGGTGAACAACGTGCGCTTCGTGGGCGCGCTGGCGTACATGCTCGCCGCTGCGCCTTCACTGCCTCCTCATTTCAACGAATCGCAACTGAAGCAGCGCCTGATCGATTCCGGCCTCGAGCAGCCCCTGCGCATCGGTGGCGATTGGCCATGGCCATGA
- a CDS encoding ferritin: MLSKKIEAALNGQVAIEASSSQAYLAMASWAENQGLQGTAAFLYRHSDEERLHMLKLIKFINERGGCAVVPALKQPSTKYKGITDVFQALLDHETIVTNEINGVVDLCLKEKDYTTHNFMQWYVGEQIEEEALARTLIDKLNLIGNDKGGLYLFDRDLEGMQGAEGGNAKGGKKQ, from the coding sequence ATGCTCAGTAAGAAGATCGAAGCGGCGCTCAATGGACAAGTAGCCATTGAGGCCTCCAGCAGCCAAGCCTACCTCGCAATGGCGTCGTGGGCCGAGAATCAAGGCTTGCAAGGAACCGCGGCGTTCCTGTACCGGCACAGCGATGAAGAGCGCCTGCATATGCTCAAGCTCATCAAGTTCATCAACGAGCGTGGCGGATGCGCTGTTGTGCCGGCGCTGAAGCAGCCCAGCACCAAGTACAAGGGCATCACCGATGTGTTCCAGGCCCTGCTCGACCACGAGACCATCGTGACCAACGAGATCAACGGCGTGGTGGACCTCTGCCTGAAAGAGAAAGACTACACCACGCACAACTTCATGCAATGGTACGTCGGGGAGCAGATCGAGGAGGAGGCCTTGGCGCGCACGCTCATCGATAAGCTGAACCTGATCGGCAACGACAAGGGCGGACTCTACCTTTTCGACCGGGACCTCGAAGGCATGCAAGGCGCCGAGGGCGGGAATGCGAAAGGCGGCAAGAAGCAGTGA
- the rnhA gene encoding ribonuclease HI, translating into MSVTLYSDGAASGNPGPGGYGVVLESGKHRKELWGGYRMTTNNRMELLAVIAGLEELKRPGTEVVVVSDSKYVVDAVEKGWVFDWERKGFAKKKNPDLWKRFLKAYRLHKVRFHWVRGHNGHPQNELCDRLAVAAREQPESLLAVDEAYEQGDPGLFQA; encoded by the coding sequence ATGAGCGTGACCTTGTACTCTGATGGGGCCGCCAGCGGCAATCCCGGCCCCGGCGGCTACGGCGTGGTGCTCGAGAGCGGCAAGCACCGAAAGGAGCTTTGGGGCGGCTACCGCATGACCACCAACAACCGTATGGAGTTGCTTGCGGTGATCGCGGGCCTGGAAGAGCTCAAACGCCCCGGCACCGAAGTGGTGGTGGTGAGCGACAGCAAGTACGTAGTGGATGCCGTGGAGAAGGGCTGGGTGTTCGATTGGGAGCGCAAGGGGTTCGCGAAGAAGAAGAACCCCGACCTCTGGAAACGATTCCTCAAGGCATACCGGCTTCATAAAGTCAGATTCCATTGGGTGCGCGGGCACAATGGGCATCCGCAGAATGAGCTGTGCGATCGCCTGGCGGTGGCAGCTCGCGAGCAGCCGGAAAGCCTTTTGGCGGTGGATGAGGCCTATGAGCAGGGTGATCCGGGGCTCTTCCAGGCCTGA